Proteins encoded within one genomic window of Misgurnus anguillicaudatus chromosome 18, ASM2758022v2, whole genome shotgun sequence:
- the pcare2 gene encoding uncharacterized protein pcare2, with the protein MGCSPSKGQLFSRKAPATAPQELLSNTPSEQLADKETQDNTVTIIGKRSSEDYVVCDAAVRVEEDGPQDDVDVVQKGGPRNEQIAQEGLLGNMKEGKEEIKTTDKQAKPRMQRKHRHRKTSNVQDKTEFILKAHQAAYAYLNPSISRYESLLGLLDQAAQTRLSLQTTVASVVLHYEEINQALEEMAAEGEQMLCEHGHYMASHCPPTATKPNNELNVSEVPFELLQQMLLNSTQKMISVGDSVRCLGDSALQELADYFASLSQLLGEKLQAKHMAEGRLKQILTRVEAAALKKSSPEDCTLHSEDSGIGAENECQIGSERLRYHRSSSGSGSNVAATFVCTTSSSPDKQFLNGNEEATDNDDYDYVDDDDDDAEVKDVSVRDEQTIEKTRGTICGSSDAGSSHPLVKNGLQLYDQNNSNLKKKTRRPKTADSSCQMKPKHCHLRGPKRSQSTECLCSKREDFDINVQQRINKQTLEGVLTSKSLPRELKSHVRSKIRKPLSEGQNATRYYGLQYGSKGPSRAIPPNSPPTFTPQPPGRNAVKRLINTFSQRVDGSSTQGPLDQKPMKVKSNRKCVLPLLSNSRGDTSIHPPEARLADRAEHVDLDSLPPPPPEMLMDNSFERSVGLASKEGTHGSQCTQHHDSLQRETVTPKGANMQQDSMTYSATHFLGQDALVGSCTEQDYKQTVELESAASLKQDFRKVVHLPCLLAESTAKIGLANGSTHRSQPHQECDDHMEGYATTLQSKFFPPTTPPVSRTRLPPSCAVVYHAVPSPPSASTKPAITSIHSWVMAKENDAQVISSQSVSEARAAFCQDNQSVPHTWTSSCTSTLPRPWGEPARRRLPTACLQPSFMRRSPSGQRSSYSEQQQPFPDAKQQQVQGSDVTALTSDGTHIVSILPKGTDLEPYNANLNTHTMLEDED; encoded by the coding sequence ATGGGCTGTTCACCATCTAAAGGTCAACTCTTCAGTAGAAAAGCTCCAGCAACCGCACCACAAGAACTGCTCTCAAATACGCCTTCAGAACAATTGGCAGATAAAGAGACACAGGACAACACAGTAACCATAATAGGTAAGAGATCCTCAGAAGATTATGTGGTTTGTGATGCTGCTGTGAGAGTCGAAGAAGATGGTCCTCAAGATGACGTAGATGTGGTCCAGAAAGGAGGTCCTCGGAATGAACAGATTGCACAAGAGGGCCTCTTAGGGAACATGAAAGAAGGCAAAGAAGAAATAAAGACAACAGATAAGCAAGCAAAACCGAGGATGCAAAGAAAACATAGGCACAGAAAAACCTCAAATGTGCAGGACAAAACAGAATTCATATTAAAAGCACACCAGGCAGCCTATGCTTATCTAAACCCCAGCATATCCAGATACGAGTCGCTTTTAGGGCTTTTGGACCAGGCGGCTCAGACCCGCTTATCTTTGCAGACCACGGTGGCTTCAGTAGTCTTGCATTATGAAGAAATCAACCAGGCTTTGGAGGAAATGGCGGCTGAAGGTGAGCAGATGTTGTGCGAACACGGACACTATATGGCATCACATTGCCCGCCTACAGCAACCAAACCCAACAATGAGCTGAACGTTTCTGAGGTTCCTTTTGAATTGCTGCAGCAAATGCTTCTTAACTCCACACAGAAAATGATCTCTGTGGGAGACTCTGTGAGATGCCTGGGCGACTCGGCCTTACAAGAACTAGCTGATTACTTTGCTTCCCTGTCTCAGTTGTTAGGAGAGAAGCTGCAGGCTAAGCACATGGCAGAGGGGCGCTTAAAGCAGATTTTGACTCGTGTTGAAGCTGCTGCTCTCAAAAAGTCCAGTCCTGAAGATTGTACCTTGCACAGTGAGGACAGTGGCATAGGTGCAGAAAATGAGTGTCAGATTGGCTCAGAACGCCTCCGTTACCATCGAAGTAGTTCCGGATCAGGATCAAATGTGGCTGCAACATTTGTTTGTACCACAAGTAGCTCCCCTGATAAGCAGTTTCTAAATGGCAACGAGGAAGCTACAGATAATGATGACTATGACTATGTGgatgacgatgatgatgatgcaGAAGTTAAGGACGTCAGTGTTAGAGACGAGCAGACGATTGAGAAAACAAGGGGTACGATATGTGGTTCTTCTGATGCAGGCTCCAGTCATCCTCTAGTTAAGAATGGGCTTCAACTCTATGACCAAAACAACAGTAACTTAAAGAAGAAAACCAGACGACCAAAAACTGCAGACAGCAGCTGTCAGATGAAGCCAAAGCACTGCCACTTAAGGGGACCAAAGCGTTCACAATCCACTGAGTGTTTATGTAGCAAAAGAGAAGACTTTGATATAAATGTGCAACAgagaataaacaaacaaactcttGAGGGGGTTTTGACAAGTAAGAGTTTGCCTAGAGAGCTTAAAAGTCATGTTCGTTCAAAGATAAGAAAACCATTATCTGAAGGACAGAATGCAACCAGGTACTATGGTCTTCAGTATGGTAGCAAAGGGCCATCTAGAGCAATACCACCTAATTCTCCTCCAACATTTACTCCACAACCACCTGGCCGAAATGCTGTCAAGAGGCTCATTAATACTTTTAGCCAAAGGGTCGATGGCAGTTCCACACAAGGTCCTTTAGATCAAAAACCAATGAAAGTCAAAAGTAACAGGAAATGCGTGCTTCCGTTGCTGTCAAACAGCAGAGGGGATACAAGCATCCATCCACCTGAGGCCAGACTGGCAGACCGAGCTGAGCATGTGGATTTAGACAGTCTTCCTCCTCCACCCCCAGAGATGCTGATGGACAACTCTTTTGAAAGAAGTGTGGGCTTGGCATCTAAGGAGGGGACTCATGGGTCACAGTGTACACAGCACCACGATTCACTGCAAAGAGAGACTGTGACCCCCAAAGGAGCTAACATGCAACAAGACTCCATGACTTACTCAGCCACTCATTTTTTGGGGCAAGATGCCTTGGTGGGTTCCTGCACTGAACAAGATTACAAGCAAACGGTTGAGCTGGAGTCAGCAGCCTCCCTCaagcaggatttccgaaaggttGTTCATCTGCCATGCCTACTTGCTGAGTCCACTGCCAAGATAGGCCTAGCTAATGGAAGTACACACAGATCTCAACCACATCAAGAATGCGATGATCACATGGAGGGTTATGCCACAACTCTGCAATCAAAGTTTTTTCCACCTACAACTCCGCCTGTCTCCAGAACACGACTTCCACCTTCTTGTGCCGTTGTGTACCATGCAGTGCCAAGTCCTCCATCTGCATCCACAAAACCAGCCATCACTAGTATACATAGTTGGGTCATGGCAAAAGAAAATGACGCTCAGGTTATAAGTTCGCAATCAGTTTCTGAAGCTCGGGCAGCATTCTGTCAGGACAACCAATCAGTCCCTCATACATGGACATCTTCATGTACTTCTACATTACCACGGCCATGGGGCGAACCTGCCAGAAGGAGACTGCCAACGGCTTGTCTTCAACCCTCTTTTATGAGACGTAGTCCCTCAGGTCAGAGGTCATCATACAGTGAGCAGCAACAACCATTCCCTGATGCCAAGCAACAACAAGTTCAAGGCAGTGATGTCACAGCTTTGACAAGTGATGG
- the LOC129429218 gene encoding G-protein coupled receptor family C group 6 member A-like: protein MAVGTNECLYLLLFTKGSLNRDPEGILKHAPVSTVKTALKAQDSFLSPDLNTFSESFTPPQSRAIRRSRDEMDTVVVSPAQRGKRKSFIALHCLEHLLAINGSLPVLSDYSDFRPSVKALLGERYSELSIAVAKLLSLYLFPQISCTSSSPVLSDKLRYPSFMRVIPNDVHQTKALVKLMTHFSWDWVGVVYGDDDYGRAAHQSLLEEAKGKVCFAFEKEVTHYLDHVDVDKQVKDAVDSILASSAQVVLLILKPQLVEKIFKWMIQTNTSRIWIASDSWSMFGPLTKIPDINKVGDVFGFSFTMGNIPGFEDYLKNLRPTPGARNDFIEEYKELRLNCSISPLNCSVDELLGVVDLREVYSQRVAIYAVAHGLKKLLKCNETACNGDINFPPWQLVESIRSVNFTLDGTTHYFDENGDFTDGYDLIWWKKTDVGRFIEVVGKVLLEKGQAELLNEFQKLTSSVQVQFKCLESCGPGSSKSVTNNSCCISCIVCTEGTYTSEYDESSCHNCPDDQHSLENATECKPFEEKYLFWWEAYPIILLVATTIGIILVFTSFIIYLTHRDTPVFQMANLELSCFMLLGLMVSFISVIMFIGKPNKPLCQAQQAVYGLGFTLCVSSILIKAYYTFLEFMPLNQSTKHHLKKLYMPYTNLLVITTGQGVILLFWLIFDSPDVKREWPETGMVKYVICNDGSIAGFAVMHGYIALLAFICFFLAFMVRRVPQDFNDTGPIIFSMLIHLFAWLCFIPIYINKNQTEQKHIVQASAVLASSYGIILCHFVPKCFIVLWDLSGNSNSSRMRRSSRRVGHHTERADIVLPEQGHIPPTSSIITHGVGEDLA from the exons ATGGCTGTCGGAACGAACGAGTGCCTGTATCTGTTGCTCTTTACTAAAGGTAGTCTAAACCGAGACCCAGAAG GAATCCTTAAACATGCCCCAGTCAGTACAGTCAAAACAGCCTTGAAGGCTCAAGATAGCTTCCTCAGTCCAGATCTTAACACGTTTAGTGAGAGTTTTACCCCTCCTCAGAGCCGTGCGATACGACGGTCACGGGATGAGATGGACACAGTTGTGGTTAGCCCCGCCCAGCGGGGGAAGAGGAAGAGCTTTATAG CGCTGCACTGTCTGGAACATCTATTGGCTATAAACGGATCTCTGCCGGTTCTCTCTGACTACTCAGATTTCCGTCCGTCAGTGAAAGCGCTTTTGGGAGAAAGATACTCTGAATTATCTATCGCTGTTGCCAAACTCCTCAGCCTCTACTTGTTTCCTCAG ATCAGCTGTACCTCTTCTTCACCAGTCCTCAGTGACAAATTGCGTTATCCGTCTTTCATGCGTGTCATTCCCAATGATGTCCACCAAACTAAAGCACTGGTCAAGCTAATGACCCATTTTTCGTGGGACTGGGTTGGTGTGGTTTATGGAGACGATGACTACGGTAGAGCAGCTCACCAGAGTTTACTGGAAGAGGCCAAGGGAAAAGTATGTTTCGCCTTTGAGAAGGAAGTAACGCACTACTTGGACCACGTGGATGTTGATAAGCAGGTCAAAGATGCTGTTGACAGTATACTAGCTTCATCCGCACAGGTTGTTCTCCTTATTCTAAAGCCACAGCTGGTGGAAAAGATCTTTAAATGGATGATTCAAACCAACACAAGCAGAATCTGGATCGCGAGTGACTCCTGGTCAATGTTTGGTCCTTTAACAAAGATACCAGACATAAATAAAGTGGGTGATGTTTTTGGCTTTTCCTTTACCATGGGAAATATACCAGGGTTTGAAGATTACTTGAAAAATCTCAGGCCAACACCAGGGGCAAGAAATGACTTTATTGAAGAGTACAAAGAGTTGCGACTGAACTGCTCCATCTCACCTCTGAACTGCAGTGTAGATGAATTGCTGGGTGTGGTGGACCTGAGAGAGGTTTACAGTCAGAGAGTGGCGATATATGCGGTAGCTCATGGTCTcaaaaaacttcttaaatgtaATGAGACCGCCTGCaacggcgatatcaactttccACCTTGGCAG CTGGTGGAAAGTATTCGTAGTGTGAATTTCACTCTTGATGGCACTACACATTACTTTGATGAGAACGGGGACTTTACGGATGGTTATGACCTCATATGGTGGAAGAAAACTGATGTTGGACGATTTATTGAAGTTGTTGGAAAAGTTCTCTTAGAAAAAGGACAAGCGGAGCTACTGAATGAATTCCAGAAGTTAACG TCTTCAGTCCAGGTCCAGTTTAAATGCTTAGAGTCCTGCGGGCCGGGCAGCAGTAAGAGTGTGACAAACAATTCCTGCTGCATCAGCTGCATTGTTTGTACTGAAGGAACTTACACTAGTGAATATG ATGAAAGCAGTTGTCATAATTGTCCAGATGATCAGCACTCACTAGAGAATGCGACTGAATGCAAACCATTCGAGGAGAAGTATCTCTTCTGGTGGGAAGCGTATCCCATAATTCTCTTAGTGGCAACAACAATAGGCATCATTCTGGTGTTTACTTCATTTATCATTTATctcacacacagagacacaccaGTATTCCAAATGGCCAATCTCGAGCTATCTTGTTTTATGCTGCTGGGCCTGATGGTTAGCTTCATTAGTGTAATCATGTTTATTGGCAAGCCAAACAAACCTCTGTGTCAAGCACAGCAGGCCGTGTACGGCCTCGGTTTCACTTTGTGTGTTTCAAGCATCCTGATTAAAGCCTATTACACCTTCCTGGAATTCATGCCCTTAAATCAGAGCACAAAACATCATCTTAAAAAACTCTACATGCCTTATACGAATTTGCTTGTGATTACCACCGGTCAGGGAGTCATCCTGTTGTTCTGGCTGATTTTCGACTCTCCTGATGTAAAGAGGGAGTGGCCTGAAACAGGAATGGTAAAGTATGTCATCTGTAATGATGGATCTATTGCAGGTTTTGCAGTCATGCATGGTTATATTGCTCTGTTGGCCTTCATTTGTTTCTTTCTTGCCTTCATGGTCAGAAGAGTCCCACAGGATTTTAATGACACAGGGCCCATCATCTTTAGCATGTTGATTCATCTGTTTGCCTGGCTTTGCTTTATTCCCATTTACATTAATAAGAACCAAACAGAACAGAAACACATTGTTCAGGCTTCAGCTGTTCTGGCCTCCAGCTATGGCATAATCCTCTGCCATTTTGTCCCTAAATGCTTCATAGTCCTGTGGGATTTGTCTGGGAACTCAAATTCTTCCAGGATGCGGAGGTCGAGTAGGCGTGTTGGACACCACACAGAAAGGGCAGACATTGTGTTACCTGAACAAGGCCACATTCCTCCAACCTCAAGTATAATCACTCATGGTGTGGGAGAGGATTTAGCATAA
- the LOC129428915 gene encoding G-protein coupled receptor family C group 6 member A-like: MLLVNSFRLRPPFNSCHKNKKVFKKKIAHSSLYIFNMKSCTSCLYVFVVGLIIGLDLLVHCDITDSLSGAYLHGDVNCAILSSIHSKVINLYTRTRPEPFICTDFDLIPFVRSLAAIHTIEEINNSSFLPGIKFGYVVCDPCSSPTKALHCLEHLLAINGSLPVLSDYSDFRPSVKALLGENSELSIAVAKLLSLYLFPQISCTSSSPVLSDKLRYPSFMRVIPNDVHQTEVLVKLMTHFSWDWVGVVYGDDDYGRAAHQSLLEEAKGKVCFAFEKEVTHYLDHVDVDKQVKDAVDSIQASSAQVVLLILKPQLVEKIFKWMIQTNTSRIWIASDVWSMFGPLTKMPDINKVGDVFGFSFTMGNIPGFEDYLKNVRPTPGARNDFIEEYKELRLNCSISPLNCSVDELLGVVDLREVYSQRVAIYAIAHGLKKLLKCNETSCNGDINFPPWQLVESIRSVNFKLDGTTHYFDENGDFMDGYDLIRWKKTDVGRIIEVVGKFILEKVQVELLNEIQELTSSVQAQFKCLESCSPGSSKSVTNNSCCISCIVCTEGTYTNKYGKSIHIPLTQLSFCFIWLMNAHIKKVRDESSCHNCPDDQHSLENATECKPFDEKYLFWSEAYPIVLLVATAIGIILVLTSFIIYLTHRDTSVIRMANVKLSCFMLLGLKVSFISVIMFIGRPNKPLCQAQQAVYGLGFTLCVSSILVKAYHTFVTFMHLNPSTQHHLKKLYKPLINVFMLITCQGVILLFWLIFDSPDVKSEWPGSGMEKYVICNEGSIAGFAVMHGYIALLALICFFLAFKVRRVPQDFNDTGSIIFSMLIHLFVWLCFIPIYINKNQTEQKHIVQASAVLVSSYGIILCHFVPKCFIVLCDLSGNSNSSRMGRSSRRVGHHTESADNIVLPEQGHITPTSGIA, from the exons ATGCTTCTAGTAAACTCTTTTCGTCTAAGGCCACCTTTTAACTCAtgtcacaaaaacaaaaaagtttttaagaaGAAAATTGCTCATAGTAGTCTATACATTTTCAACATGAAGTCCTGTACCTCCTGTCTCTATGTCTTTGTAGTGGGGTTGATCATAGGTTTGGATTTGTTGGTCCATTGTGACATAACTGATTCTCTGAGTGGAGCTTACCTGCATGGAGACGTTAACTGTGCAATTTTGTCATCTATTCACTCAAAAGTTATTAATCTTTACACGCGAACACGTCCAGAGCCGTTCATCTGTACTGA TTTTGATCTGATCCCATTTGTACGATCGTTGGCTGCCATTCACACGATTGAAGAAATCAATAATTCTTCATTTCTTCCGGGCATTAAGTTTGGATATGTAGTCTGTGACCCGTGTTCATCTCCTACTAAAGCGCTGCATTGTCTGGAACACCTATTGGCTATAAACGGATCTCTGCCGGTTCTCTCTGACTACTCAGATTTCAGGCCGTCAGTAAAAGCGCTTTTGGGAGAAAACTCTGAATTATCTATCGCTGTTGCCAAACTCCTCAGCCTCTACTTGTTTCCTCAG ATCAGCTGTACCTCTTCTTCACCAGTCCTCAGTGACAAATTGCGTTATCCGTCTTTCATGCGTGTGATTCCCAATGATGTCCACCAGACTGAAGTGCTGGTCAAGCTAATGACCCATTTTTCGTGGGACTGGGTCGGTGTGGTTTATGGAGACGATGACTACGGTAGAGCAGCTCACCAGAGTTTACTGGAAGAGGCCAAGGGAAAAGTATGTTTCGCCTTTGAGAAGGAAGTAACGCACTACTTGGACCACGTGGATGTTGATAAGCAGGTCAAAGATGCTGTTGACAGTATACAAGCTTCATCTGCCCAGGTTGTGCTTCTTATTCTAAAGCCACAGCTGGTGGAAAAGATCTTTAAATGGATGATTCAAACCAACACAAGCAGAATCTGGATCGCGAGTGATGTCTGGTCCATGTTCGGTCCATTAACAAAGATGCCAGACATAAATAAAGTGGGTGATGTTTTCGGCTTTTCCTTCACCATGGGAAATATACCAGGGTTTGAAGATTACTTGAAAAATGTCAGGCCAACACCAGGGGCAAGAAATGACTTTATTGAAGAGTACAAAGAGTTGCGACTGAACTGCTCCATCTCACCTCTGAACTGCAGCGTAGATGAATTGCTGGGTGTGGTGGACCTGAGAGAGGTTTACAGTCAGAGAGTGGCGATATACGCGATAGCTCATGGTCTCAAAAAACTCCTTAAATGTAACGAGACCTCCTGCaacggcgatatcaactttccACCTTGGCAG CTTGTGGAAAGTATTCGCAGTGTGAATTTCAAACTTGATGGCACTACACATTACTTTGATGAGAACGGGGACTTTATGGATGGTTATGACCTCATACGGTGGAAGAAAACTGATGTTGGACGAATTATTGAAGTTGTTGGAAAATTTATCTTAGAAAAAGTACAAGTGGAGCTACTGAATGAAATCCAGGAGTTAACC TCCTCAGTTCAGGCCCAGTTTAAATGCTTAGAGTCCTGCAGCCCGGGCAGCAGTAAGAGCGTGACAAATAATTCCTGCTGCATCAGCTGCATTGTTTGTACTGAAGGAACTTACACTAATAAATACGGTAAATCTATACACATTCCTCTTACTCAGTTATCTTTCTGTTTCATCTGGCTAATGAATGCACACATAAAGAAAGTAAGAG ATGAAAGCAGTTGTCATAATTGTCCAGATGATCAGCACTCACTAGAGAATGCAACTGAATGCAAACCATTCGATGAGAAGTATCTCTTCTGGTCTGAAGCGTATCCAATAGTTCTGTTAGTGGCAACAGCAATAGGCATCATTCTAGTGTTGACTTCATTTATCATTTATcttacacacagagacacatcAGTAATAAGAATGGCCAATGTCAAACTGTCTTGTTTTATGCTGCTGGGCCTGAAGGTTAGCTTCATTAGTGTAATCATGTTTATTGGCAGGCCAAACAAACCTCTGTGTCAAGCACAGCAGGCCGTGTACGGCCTCGGTTTCACTTTGTGCGTTTCAAGCATCCTTGTTAAAGCCTATCACACCTTTGTGACATTCATGCACTTGAATCCAAGCACACAACATCATCTTAAAAAACTCTACAAGCCACTTATAAATGTATTCATGCTTATCACTTGTCAGGGAGTCATCCTGTTGTTCTGGCTGATTTTCGACTCTCCTGATGTAAAGAGTGAGTGGCCTGGAAGTGGAATGGAAAAGTATGTCATTTGTAACGAGGGATCTATTGCAGGTTTCGCAGTCATGCATGGTTATATTGCTCTGTTGGCCCTCATTTGTTTCTTTCTTGCCTTCAAGGTCAGAAGAGTCCCACAGGATTTTAATGACACAGGATCCATTATCTTTAGCATGTTGATTCATCTGTTTGTCTGGCTTTGCTTTATTCCCATTTACATTAATAAGAACCAGACGGAACAGAAACACATTGTTCAGGCTTCGGCCGTTCTGGTCTCTAGCTATGGCATAATCCTCTGCCATTTTGTCCCTAAGTGCTTCATAGTCCTGTGCGATTTGTCTGGGAACTCAAATTCTTCCAGGATGGGGAGGTCGAGTAGGCGTGTTGGACACCACACAGAAAGTGCAGACAATATTGTGTTACCTGAACAAGGCCACATCACTCCGACCTCAGGTATAGCGTAA